One segment of Desulfurellaceae bacterium DNA contains the following:
- a CDS encoding cytochrome C oxidase subunit IV family protein, giving the protein MENAHHEPNYMNIFWALTILTIIEVLVPVLGVFSRPVNGTILVLLAVVKAMLVALYFMHLKFERTTLGVIALTPMIICVFLILMLLPDLTDEGKTYTPPDTPAVSAAEH; this is encoded by the coding sequence ATGGAGAATGCCCACCACGAACCCAACTACATGAACATCTTCTGGGCCTTGACGATCTTAACGATCATTGAGGTTCTGGTTCCGGTTCTCGGCGTATTCAGCCGCCCGGTCAACGGCACCATCCTGGTTCTGCTGGCGGTGGTCAAAGCCATGCTGGTTGCCCTGTACTTCATGCACCTCAAGTTTGAGCGCACTACGCTGGGCGTCATCGCCCTCACGCCGATGATCATCTGCGTCTTTCTCATCCTGATGCTGCTGCCGGATCTGACCGACGAGGGGAAAACCTACACCCCGCCGGACACGCCTGCGGTCAGCGCCGCCGAGCACTGA
- a CDS encoding DUF983 domain-containing protein — translation MARYWLGQVLLRGVRLRCPRCGDGRLFSGFFTMHERCPQCGYVFEQEQGYFVGAIYINYAATVALGLPGFLALHAYTDMSLTRQLVVWLGFAGLFPLWFFRYSRSLWLSLAYAVTRGKPAE, via the coding sequence ATGGCTCGCTACTGGCTTGGACAGGTGCTACTGAGGGGCGTGCGCCTGCGCTGTCCCCGGTGCGGAGACGGGCGGCTGTTCAGCGGCTTTTTTACCATGCATGAGCGGTGTCCGCAGTGTGGCTACGTGTTTGAACAGGAGCAGGGCTATTTTGTCGGGGCGATTTATATCAACTATGCCGCCACGGTGGCGCTGGGCCTGCCTGGCTTTTTGGCCCTCCACGCGTATACCGATATGAGCCTCACCCGGCAGCTGGTAGTGTGGCTCGGCTTTGCCGGGCTGTTTCCCCTGTGGTTCTTTCGCTATTCGCGCAGCCTGTGGCTCAGTCTGGCCTATGCGGTGACACGGGGCAAACCGGCCGAATAG
- a CDS encoding DEAD/DEAH box helicase family protein translates to MEKTRLSESDVRAKYITPALHQAGWDESQIRREVSFTKGRIIVRGKLVSRGEGKQADYVLHYKPNLPIAVIEAKDNIHAVGDGMQQALDYAETLHTPFVFSSNGEGFVFHDRTGLSPEREANLSLDAFPSPSDLWERYRVWKDLKPETENVVTQDYFSDSSGKTPRYYQVNAINAAIEAIAKGRERLLLVMATGTGKTYTAFQIIWRLWKAGRKKRILFLADRNVLVDQTMVNDFRPFGPAMAKLSPRAKTIEKTIERAGGSSEDLSAAIDRKRRIDTSYEIYLGLYQALTGPEDRQKVFRQFSPGFFDLIVIDECHRGSAAEDSAWREILDYFSLATHIGLTATPRETAYVSNIGYFGEPVYTYSLKQGIRDGFLAPYKVIKVHIDRDVEGYRPEPGQLDRDGREVEDRLYNTKDFDRTLVLDERTKLVARKITQFLKESGDRFQKTIVFCVDREHAARMRQALSNENADLVAENHRYVMRITGGDTEGQAQLDNFIDPESTYPVLVTTSRLLSTGVDAQTCRLIVLDREVGSMTEFKQIVGRGTRVHEDTRKFYFTLIDFRGATGHFADPDFDGEPVQIYEPGEDGPITPPDEEEQEIIGDPPPGPPPDTRRKVYVDGIAVTIVAERAEYLDGYGKLVTESLRDFTKKALKKRFASLDDFLKRWKAAERKQAILEELEAEGLALDTIAQELGKELGKDLDPFDLICHVAFDAKPLTRRERAQHVRKRDVFHKYGGPARAVLDALLTKYADEGVLNLDDANVLRIPPFTTLGTPVQLIRAFGSKDRFLAAVHDLQAALYQETA, encoded by the coding sequence ATGGAAAAGACACGTCTTAGCGAGAGCGATGTGCGCGCCAAGTACATCACGCCAGCCTTGCACCAGGCCGGCTGGGACGAGTCACAGATTCGCCGCGAGGTCAGTTTCACCAAAGGCCGCATTATCGTGCGCGGCAAGCTGGTCAGCCGGGGTGAGGGCAAGCAGGCCGATTACGTCCTGCACTACAAGCCCAATCTTCCCATTGCGGTGATTGAAGCCAAGGACAACATTCACGCGGTTGGTGATGGCATGCAGCAGGCTCTCGACTATGCCGAGACGCTGCATACCCCTTTTGTCTTTTCCTCCAACGGTGAGGGCTTTGTGTTCCACGACCGGACCGGCCTGAGCCCTGAGCGGGAAGCCAACCTCAGCCTAGACGCCTTTCCCTCGCCGTCCGACCTGTGGGAGCGCTACCGCGTCTGGAAGGACCTGAAACCAGAGACGGAGAATGTTGTCACGCAGGATTATTTCAGCGATAGCAGCGGGAAGACCCCGCGCTATTATCAGGTCAACGCCATCAACGCCGCCATTGAGGCTATTGCCAAGGGCCGTGAGCGCCTCCTGCTGGTCATGGCCACTGGGACGGGCAAGACCTACACGGCCTTTCAGATCATCTGGCGACTGTGGAAGGCAGGCCGCAAGAAGCGCATCCTGTTTCTGGCCGACCGCAATGTGCTGGTTGACCAGACGATGGTCAACGACTTCCGGCCTTTCGGTCCGGCCATGGCCAAGTTGTCGCCCAGGGCCAAAACTATCGAAAAGACTATCGAACGCGCGGGCGGCTCTTCCGAGGACCTGAGTGCCGCGATTGACCGCAAGCGGCGGATTGACACCTCGTATGAAATCTATCTGGGCCTGTATCAGGCCCTGACCGGGCCGGAGGACCGTCAGAAAGTCTTTCGCCAGTTTTCGCCCGGTTTCTTCGACCTGATTGTGATTGACGAGTGCCATCGCGGCAGTGCGGCCGAGGATTCGGCCTGGCGGGAAATCCTGGACTATTTCTCGTTGGCCACCCACATCGGTCTGACGGCCACGCCCAGGGAAACGGCCTACGTGTCCAACATCGGCTACTTCGGCGAGCCGGTGTACACCTATTCTCTCAAGCAGGGCATCCGCGACGGATTTCTGGCACCCTACAAAGTCATCAAGGTGCATATCGACCGCGACGTGGAGGGCTATCGGCCCGAACCCGGTCAGCTGGACCGGGACGGCCGCGAGGTCGAGGACCGCCTCTATAACACCAAGGACTTTGACCGCACTCTGGTATTGGACGAACGGACCAAACTGGTGGCCCGCAAGATCACCCAATTTCTGAAGGAAAGTGGCGACCGCTTCCAGAAGACGATTGTCTTCTGCGTTGACCGGGAGCACGCCGCCCGGATGCGCCAAGCCCTGAGTAACGAGAACGCCGACCTGGTGGCCGAGAACCACCGCTACGTCATGCGTATCACCGGCGGCGACACCGAGGGGCAGGCTCAACTGGACAACTTCATTGACCCAGAATCCACATATCCCGTGTTGGTCACGACCTCGCGGCTGCTCTCGACCGGGGTGGATGCCCAGACCTGCCGACTCATCGTGCTTGACCGTGAGGTGGGCTCCATGACCGAGTTCAAGCAGATTGTCGGCCGCGGCACCCGCGTACACGAAGACACGCGCAAGTTCTACTTCACCCTGATAGATTTTCGGGGCGCGACCGGCCATTTCGCCGACCCCGACTTTGACGGCGAGCCGGTACAGATATACGAGCCCGGCGAGGACGGTCCCATCACTCCGCCGGACGAAGAAGAGCAAGAAATCATTGGCGATCCTCCTCCGGGGCCTCCCCCGGATACGCGACGCAAGGTGTATGTGGACGGCATCGCCGTGACAATCGTCGCCGAGCGGGCGGAATACCTCGACGGGTACGGCAAGCTCGTCACCGAGTCCTTGCGCGACTTCACCAAGAAGGCACTGAAAAAACGCTTTGCCAGCCTGGACGATTTTCTCAAGCGCTGGAAGGCGGCCGAGCGCAAGCAAGCCATTCTTGAGGAGTTGGAGGCCGAGGGGCTGGCGCTCGATACGATTGCCCAGGAACTCGGCAAGGAACTCGGCAAGGACCTCGACCCCTTTGACCTCATCTGCCATGTCGCCTTTGACGCCAAGCCGCTGACCCGCCGCGAGCGCGCCCAGCACGTCAGGAAGCGCGACGTGTTCCACAAGTACGGTGGCCCGGCCCGCGCCGTGCTCGACGCCCTGCTGACCAAATATGCCGACGAGGGCGTGCTCAACCTCGACGACGCCAACGTGCTGCGCATCCCGCCGTTTACCACACTCGGCACGCCGGTGCAGCTAATCAGAGCCTTTGGCAGCAAGGACAGATTCCTGGCCGCCGTTCACGACCTGCAAGCCGCCCTGTATCAGGAGACCGCCTAA
- a CDS encoding SAM-dependent DNA methyltransferase, giving the protein MSVRTSVKSIQNIMRQDSGVDGDAQRISQLCWMFFLKIIDDQDQELELMQADYTSPVPQRLQWRTWAADPEGRTGEELLTFINAELFPALKDLQTAQTGARGRVVREVFEDAYNYMKSGQLMRQVVNTINDIDFNNLSERQHFGDIYEQILNDLQSAGNAGEYYTPRAVTAFMVDRIDPHPGESLFDPACGTGGFLSCALRHMRQRYIKRPEDEAALQAALRAVEKKPLPHMLCVTNMLLHGVEDPSFVRHDNTLARPYIGWGQKDRVDIVLTNPPFGGKEEDGIESNFPQHFRTKETADLFLALIVRLLKPGGRAAVVLPDGSLFGEGVKTRLKEHLLEECNLHTIVRLPNSVFRPYASIGTNLLFFEKGAPTQDIWFYEHRVPEGQKAYSMTRPIRLEHLQDCVDWWGGTERKGRAETERAWKVTAEEVKARGYNLDIKNPHTQEDELGDPQELLAKLTETEAEAANLRDQLKTILAKALLR; this is encoded by the coding sequence ATGTCTGTTCGCACCTCGGTCAAATCCATCCAGAACATCATGCGCCAGGACAGCGGCGTGGACGGCGACGCCCAGCGCATCAGCCAGCTGTGCTGGATGTTTTTTCTCAAGATCATCGACGATCAGGACCAGGAGTTGGAACTGATGCAGGCCGACTACACCTCCCCGGTCCCGCAGCGCCTCCAGTGGCGGACCTGGGCCGCCGACCCCGAGGGCAGGACCGGCGAGGAACTGTTGACCTTCATTAACGCCGAGTTATTCCCGGCTCTGAAGGACCTGCAAACCGCCCAGACCGGAGCCCGTGGCCGTGTGGTGCGCGAGGTCTTTGAGGACGCCTACAACTACATGAAGTCCGGCCAGCTGATGCGGCAGGTGGTCAACACAATCAACGACATTGACTTCAACAATCTGAGTGAGCGCCAGCATTTCGGCGACATCTACGAGCAGATTCTGAACGACCTGCAATCCGCGGGCAATGCCGGCGAGTACTACACGCCGCGCGCCGTGACCGCCTTCATGGTGGACCGCATTGACCCGCACCCCGGCGAGAGCCTGTTCGACCCGGCCTGCGGCACCGGCGGTTTTCTGAGCTGCGCGCTGCGCCACATGCGCCAGCGCTACATCAAGCGACCCGAAGACGAGGCCGCCCTGCAAGCCGCCCTGCGGGCCGTGGAGAAGAAGCCCCTGCCGCATATGCTGTGTGTGACCAACATGCTGCTGCACGGCGTTGAGGACCCCAGCTTCGTGCGTCACGACAACACCCTGGCCCGGCCGTATATCGGCTGGGGACAAAAGGACCGGGTGGACATCGTGCTGACCAACCCGCCCTTTGGCGGCAAGGAGGAAGACGGCATTGAGAGCAACTTCCCGCAGCATTTTCGGACCAAGGAGACCGCCGACCTGTTCCTGGCTCTCATCGTCCGGCTGCTGAAGCCGGGCGGACGCGCCGCCGTGGTCCTGCCCGACGGCTCGCTGTTTGGCGAGGGTGTCAAGACCCGGCTCAAGGAACATCTGCTGGAGGAGTGCAACCTGCATACCATCGTCCGTCTGCCGAACTCGGTGTTCCGGCCCTACGCCTCCATCGGCACCAACCTGCTGTTTTTCGAGAAAGGCGCACCGACACAAGACATCTGGTTCTACGAGCACCGCGTGCCCGAGGGCCAGAAAGCCTATTCCATGACCAGACCGATCCGGCTGGAGCACCTGCAAGACTGCGTGGACTGGTGGGGCGGAACGGAGCGCAAAGGCCGCGCGGAAACGGAACGCGCCTGGAAGGTGACCGCCGAAGAGGTCAAGGCGCGCGGCTACAACCTGGACATCAAGAACCCCCACACCCAGGAGGACGAACTGGGCGACCCGCAAGAGCTGCTGGCCAAGCTCACCGAGACTGAGGCCGAAGCCGCCAATCTGCGCGACCAGCTCAAGACAATCTTGGCGAAAGCGTTGCTGCGATGA
- a CDS encoding type II toxin-antitoxin system RelE/ParE family toxin produces the protein MPESRYRQAVAYVANDGSTPFAEWLRTLKNRKARNNIRVRIARLRLGNLGDYKSVGHGVLELRVDSGPGYRVYIGQDGSRFILLLCGGTKRTQAVDIKKAQEYWADYIGR, from the coding sequence ATGCCCGAGAGTCGATATCGACAGGCTGTCGCCTATGTGGCGAACGATGGGAGCACGCCATTCGCGGAGTGGCTTCGTACACTGAAGAATCGGAAAGCGCGTAATAACATCCGTGTCAGAATAGCACGACTCCGCCTCGGCAACCTTGGAGATTACAAATCCGTCGGTCATGGGGTGTTGGAACTCCGCGTAGATAGCGGCCCAGGCTATCGGGTGTATATCGGACAAGACGGCTCACGTTTTATCCTCCTTTTGTGCGGGGGAACGAAACGGACCCAAGCGGTGGATATCAAAAAGGCCCAAGAGTATTGGGCTGACTATATTGGGAGATGA
- a CDS encoding putative addiction module antidote protein has protein sequence MARRTIPYEDLLYQDLQDPEEAVAYLNAALDDEYAKGAEVFLLALRDVAKARGMKQLAQDTQLSRESLYRTLSRKGNPRFSTLEAVLKSLGLKLSVTVNPSETTAA, from the coding sequence ATGGCAAGGCGCACTATTCCCTACGAAGACCTCCTCTATCAGGACCTCCAAGACCCCGAAGAAGCTGTAGCGTATCTGAACGCTGCCCTGGACGACGAATACGCAAAGGGGGCAGAGGTCTTTCTCTTGGCCCTCCGTGATGTCGCCAAAGCTCGTGGCATGAAACAACTCGCTCAGGATACGCAGCTCAGCCGGGAGAGCTTGTACCGAACATTGTCCCGCAAGGGCAACCCGCGCTTTTCTACGCTTGAGGCCGTGCTGAAGAGTCTGGGACTGAAACTGAGCGTAACGGTGAACCCCTCGGAAACGACGGCTGCCTAA
- a CDS encoding restriction endonuclease subunit S, whose protein sequence is MNAEHLLTHFDRLADAPDAIPRLRRFILDLAVRGKLVEQDPNDEPASELLKRIAAEKARLVKAGEMKKRKPFAPVEQGEQPFVAPSCWAATRLAFIAECLDYMRKPVNGTEREQRIANKSQSELFPYFGATQQQGWIDDYIFDEELVLLGEDGVPFFEPLRKKAYLIAGKFWVNNHAHVFRTILVSHPYLVHYLNVFDYSGRVVGATRSKLNQAKALDIPIMLPPLAEQHRIVAKVDELMALCDRLEAARKERETTRNRLAAASLARLSAPAPDPAVFQSHTASALNNLAPLTTRPDQIKALRQTILSLAVRGNLVEQDPNDEPAAELLKRIRGWRSRAIAQKKIRAPRKPLAPIKNEESPYSRPRAVHVKL, encoded by the coding sequence ATGAACGCCGAACACCTGCTCACCCACTTTGACCGCCTCGCCGACGCGCCGGACGCCATTCCGCGCTTGCGCCGGTTCATTCTCGACTTGGCTGTACGCGGCAAGCTGGTCGAGCAGGACCCGAATGATGAGCCGGCGTCGGAACTGTTGAAGCGGATTGCGGCGGAGAAGGCGCGGTTGGTGAAGGCGGGGGAGATGAAGAAACGAAAGCCCTTTGCACCGGTTGAACAAGGAGAACAACCCTTCGTGGCGCCGAGCTGTTGGGCTGCGACAAGGCTGGCGTTCATCGCCGAATGCTTAGATTATATGCGAAAGCCGGTAAACGGGACCGAGCGCGAACAACGAATCGCGAATAAGTCTCAGTCTGAATTGTTCCCGTATTTCGGTGCAACACAGCAACAGGGATGGATCGACGACTACATATTCGACGAGGAACTTGTTCTGCTCGGTGAAGATGGAGTGCCTTTCTTCGAGCCTCTACGCAAAAAAGCTTATCTGATCGCAGGAAAATTCTGGGTCAATAACCATGCCCATGTGTTTCGCACCATTCTCGTTTCACATCCATACCTGGTCCACTACTTAAACGTCTTTGACTATTCGGGGAGAGTGGTTGGGGCGACACGATCAAAGCTTAACCAAGCCAAGGCCCTTGATATTCCGATAATGCTCCCGCCCCTCGCCGAACAACACCGCATCGTCGCCAAAGTCGATGAACTGATGGCTCTCTGCGACCGGCTGGAAGCAGCACGGAAAGAGCGAGAAACCACGCGCAACCGACTGGCAGCGGCAAGCCTCGCTCGTCTCAGCGCGCCCGCCCCCGACCCGGCGGTATTTCAGAGCCACACCGCCTCCGCCCTCAACAACCTCGCCCCCCTCACCACTCGCCCCGACCAGATCAAGGCGCTCCGTCAGACTATCCTCAGCTTGGCGGTACGAGGGAATTTGGTGGAGCAGGACCCAAACGATGAGCCAGCAGCGGAGCTGCTGAAGCGGATTCGGGGGTGGCGGAGTCGTGCAATTGCACAAAAGAAGATTCGAGCGCCACGGAAGCCCCTGGCACCGATAAAGAATGAAGAAAGCCCTTATTCTCGACCTAGAGCGGTTCACGTTAAGCTGTAG
- a CDS encoding patatin-like phospholipase family protein has protein sequence MSSDTENLPPKRSSGSLRRRRVPLPWPEDREFRILSIDGGGIRGIYPAAFLAGLEERYLKGTSIAQYFDLIAGTSTGGIIALGLAAGLKAAYLRDLYIDRGCEIFPPIRGGVVGAVKHRLRNACQYYKFRYDRKALMRILCDTLGVRKFGEAQVRLCIPSFEGRYGEVYIFKTPHHPDFRKDATERMTKVAAATAAAPTFFKPLQDGGYTFVDGGVWANNPIMIALVDALSCFSVPRERVQILS, from the coding sequence ATGTCCAGCGATACTGAAAACCTTCCACCGAAACGATCCTCCGGGTCGCTCAGACGACGGCGAGTTCCTCTCCCCTGGCCGGAAGATCGAGAGTTTCGCATCCTTTCCATTGATGGTGGCGGCATCCGGGGAATCTATCCGGCCGCTTTCCTGGCAGGACTGGAGGAGCGTTACTTGAAGGGGACTTCGATAGCACAATACTTTGACCTCATTGCTGGAACGTCAACTGGCGGGATCATTGCTCTTGGCCTTGCCGCCGGTCTGAAGGCCGCGTACCTGCGCGACCTTTATATTGATCGCGGGTGCGAAATCTTCCCCCCCATTCGAGGCGGGGTTGTTGGGGCGGTAAAGCACCGTCTGAGAAACGCTTGTCAATATTATAAGTTCCGCTATGACCGTAAGGCGTTGATGCGGATTCTGTGCGACACTCTCGGCGTTCGGAAATTTGGCGAGGCACAGGTGCGATTGTGTATCCCCTCTTTTGAGGGACGCTATGGCGAGGTCTATATCTTCAAGACTCCTCACCACCCGGATTTCAGAAAAGACGCCACTGAGCGGATGACAAAGGTGGCTGCCGCTACAGCAGCAGCTCCGACGTTTTTTAAGCCCCTCCAAGACGGCGGCTACACGTTCGTTGACGGCGGAGTGTGGGCGAACAATCCGATTATGATAGCCCTTGTTGACGCGTTGTCCTGCTTTTCCGTGCCTCGCGAGCGCGTTCAAATTCTGAGCTGA
- a CDS encoding nucleotidyltransferase: MTKKTIPSYLTNSADILLADVAIRVQLSRTNYDKAVSRYETVNKWIERDESPLKDRVQLFYPQGSMAIGATIASKLRTDEFDIDVVAQLDLPDHVSPQEALDLLYKAIRGEPGSRYYEMTKRRTRCVTIDYSGDMHLDVTPMLRMWGTLERQSWIFHHRPEAPREPSYRFIANPYGFAEWFKVSTPQDYDFADIFEKRAEEYERLGIRAEADSDPVPPQQPPFRKSKAVIVLQLLKRWRNVQYDSRQGRRPPSIMIAKLVADAANHTEHLSEELLQQARCMLSVFQEAHAQGRLVHIVNPVCEKDVLTDRWPESLQGQALFIHDLENLVLKAERLVAGCDLEEMQEIMASLFGEVPATEAVKALNERIGKDIRDGRSRHDPGKGGLSIPALITPPVSRPAPRPTPRHKFYGTERRKR, encoded by the coding sequence ATGACGAAAAAAACAATCCCATCGTACCTCACAAATTCAGCGGATATTCTGCTGGCTGACGTGGCAATCCGCGTTCAACTCAGCCGGACGAACTACGATAAGGCTGTGTCCCGGTATGAAACAGTCAACAAATGGATTGAGCGTGACGAGAGCCCATTAAAGGACCGCGTCCAGTTGTTTTATCCGCAAGGGTCAATGGCTATCGGGGCCACCATAGCGTCAAAATTGAGAACTGATGAGTTCGATATTGATGTCGTCGCTCAGCTTGATCTACCGGACCACGTATCGCCCCAGGAAGCCCTCGACTTGCTGTACAAGGCGATACGTGGAGAGCCAGGGTCCAGATACTACGAAATGACAAAACGCAGAACACGGTGCGTCACGATTGACTACAGCGGCGACATGCACCTCGACGTCACGCCCATGCTACGCATGTGGGGTACGCTGGAACGTCAAAGTTGGATATTTCACCACCGACCGGAAGCGCCGCGGGAGCCAAGTTACCGGTTTATCGCAAACCCTTATGGATTCGCGGAATGGTTCAAGGTCAGTACGCCACAGGACTATGATTTTGCTGATATCTTCGAGAAACGCGCCGAGGAGTATGAACGCCTGGGCATACGAGCCGAGGCGGACAGTGACCCCGTTCCTCCGCAACAACCCCCATTTCGGAAGTCGAAGGCCGTCATCGTGCTGCAACTCCTGAAGCGTTGGCGCAACGTGCAGTATGACTCTCGACAGGGGCGGAGACCGCCGTCAATTATGATTGCGAAGCTTGTGGCCGATGCAGCTAACCATACGGAGCATCTATCGGAAGAGTTGTTGCAACAGGCAAGGTGTATGCTGTCCGTTTTCCAAGAAGCCCACGCTCAAGGCCGGCTCGTTCACATCGTCAATCCGGTGTGCGAAAAGGACGTGCTGACAGATCGCTGGCCGGAATCACTACAGGGCCAAGCTCTCTTCATCCATGATCTTGAGAACCTGGTACTCAAGGCCGAGCGGCTGGTTGCAGGGTGCGATCTGGAAGAAATGCAGGAAATCATGGCGAGCCTGTTCGGCGAAGTACCGGCAACAGAAGCTGTCAAAGCACTTAACGAAAGAATTGGGAAAGATATTCGTGACGGACGCAGCCGACACGATCCCGGGAAGGGAGGATTGAGCATTCCAGCTCTCATCACCCCGCCCGTCTCTCGACCAGCGCCCCGACCAACACCAAGACATAAATTCTACGGCACTGAGAGGAGAAAACGGTGA
- a CDS encoding ImmA/IrrE family metallo-endopeptidase, which translates to MIGQRLKVSRSAAGLSLRGLEDKIGNRVTAQAIGKYERNESMPGSGVLIALADALGVSVDYLVGDQKMVLEAVEFRKKKITSKRQEAQIEAKVLHLLERYLLVEELLGLHSVEWHRPPEAPYPVVRDIFEADRAARSLRDHWSLGNDPIPNLIELLEEQGIKVLAVDSTKIDGLTARVRRAGKGMAPVIVVNRKDWRERQYFTLAHELGHLIMEVASGLDEEKAAHRFAGAFLMPANALWAKIGKHRTSIGWSELFELKQLFGTSVQAVTYRCKDLGIFSEAMFRRLFNDFNRFGWRRPPYEEPHAMKGEEPKRFERLTFRALAEEAISEAKAAELLGVSVRELNRQMEEPPPVEHEAAGV; encoded by the coding sequence ATGATAGGGCAAAGACTTAAAGTATCACGTTCTGCAGCAGGCTTGTCTCTAAGAGGTTTGGAGGACAAAATTGGAAACCGCGTTACGGCACAGGCAATCGGGAAATATGAGCGCAACGAGTCCATGCCCGGCTCAGGCGTGCTGATCGCGCTTGCCGATGCGCTCGGCGTCTCGGTGGATTATCTGGTCGGAGATCAGAAAATGGTCCTCGAAGCGGTGGAATTCAGGAAGAAGAAGATCACGAGCAAACGACAGGAAGCCCAGATTGAGGCCAAGGTGCTGCATCTTCTGGAGCGCTATCTTTTGGTTGAAGAGCTGCTTGGCCTTCACAGTGTCGAATGGCACCGCCCGCCCGAGGCCCCCTATCCTGTCGTGCGGGATATTTTCGAGGCCGACCGGGCGGCCCGAAGTTTGCGGGATCACTGGAGCCTTGGCAACGATCCGATACCGAATCTCATCGAGTTGTTGGAGGAACAGGGAATTAAGGTGCTTGCCGTCGATTCTACAAAAATTGACGGTCTGACTGCGCGTGTCCGCCGCGCCGGAAAAGGCATGGCACCGGTCATTGTCGTGAACCGCAAAGACTGGCGAGAGCGGCAGTACTTCACGCTGGCCCATGAGCTTGGGCACCTGATTATGGAGGTGGCCTCTGGTTTGGACGAGGAGAAGGCTGCACATCGTTTCGCTGGGGCTTTCCTTATGCCTGCCAACGCCCTTTGGGCGAAAATCGGCAAGCACCGCACCTCAATCGGTTGGAGCGAGCTTTTCGAGTTGAAGCAACTCTTTGGTACGAGTGTTCAGGCGGTCACGTATCGCTGCAAAGACCTTGGCATTTTCAGTGAGGCCATGTTCCGGCGGCTATTCAACGACTTCAATCGTTTTGGGTGGCGCAGACCACCGTACGAGGAGCCGCATGCAATGAAAGGCGAAGAGCCGAAGCGTTTTGAACGCCTCACCTTCCGGGCGCTCGCCGAGGAGGCTATTTCCGAAGCCAAAGCCGCGGAGTTGCTCGGCGTGTCCGTGCGCGAACTGAACCGCCAGATGGAGGAACCACCGCCTGTTGAACACGAGGCGGCTGGGGTTTGA
- a CDS encoding XRE family transcriptional regulator has product MTENDFELVRGSGNVFRDCNEPHADLKQTKAPLAARIITVLDERSLTVRKAATLTGFAAADFSRICNINLGRFTLDRLIKMLAALDSSIRVTVHVASEPSDPSATPSRSG; this is encoded by the coding sequence ATGACTGAGAATGATTTCGAGCTTGTCCGAGGAAGCGGGAATGTGTTCCGCGATTGCAACGAGCCTCACGCCGATTTGAAGCAGACCAAGGCCCCCCTTGCAGCCCGGATCATTACCGTGCTGGATGAGCGCTCTTTGACTGTGCGCAAGGCTGCTACCCTGACCGGGTTTGCTGCCGCCGATTTCTCCAGAATCTGTAACATAAACCTGGGCCGCTTCACCCTGGATCGGCTCATCAAGATGCTTGCCGCCTTGGATAGCAGCATACGGGTAACGGTTCATGTCGCTTCAGAACCGTCTGACCCCTCGGCCACGCCATCACGCAGCGGCTGA
- a CDS encoding PIN domain-containing protein, whose protein sequence is MIAVDTNLLVYAHRKESRVHEAALAIVRTLAEGSQIWAIPWPCCYEFLSVVTNHRIWKDAATSPERAWQQLEAWTTSPSNRLLGETDDFLKVLSGLVQRPRVRGAVVHDARIAALCLAHGTEVLLTRDRDFSLFPELRTRDPFS, encoded by the coding sequence GTGATCGCGGTCGATACGAACCTGCTCGTCTACGCCCACCGCAAGGAATCCCGCGTGCATGAAGCAGCCCTTGCGATTGTGCGGACACTTGCCGAAGGAAGCCAAATATGGGCGATTCCCTGGCCCTGCTGCTACGAATTCCTGAGTGTGGTGACAAACCACCGTATTTGGAAAGACGCGGCAACATCGCCGGAGCGTGCATGGCAACAACTCGAAGCCTGGACGACATCGCCAAGTAATCGTCTGCTCGGCGAGACCGATGACTTTCTCAAGGTATTGAGTGGCCTCGTGCAGCGACCGCGGGTGCGCGGTGCGGTCGTCCACGATGCCCGGATCGCCGCGCTCTGCCTGGCACACGGTACTGAAGTGCTCCTTACCCGTGACCGCGATTTCTCGTTATTCCCGGAGCTGCGAACACGGGATCCATTCAGTTAG